A single window of Streptomyces sudanensis DNA harbors:
- a CDS encoding ABC transporter ATP-binding protein, producing MRNESAVRVRGLVKRYGTKTAVDGLDLDVRTGTVTAVLGPNGAGKTTTVETCEGYRRPDAGTVRVLGLDPVADAARLRPRVGVMLQSGGVYSGARADEMLRHVARLHAHPLDVDALIERLGLGSCGRTAYRRLSGGQQQRLALAMAVVGRPELVFLDEPTAGLDPQARRSTWELVRELRADGVTVVLTTHFMDEAEQLADDVAIVDAGRVVVQDSPEGLCRGGAENSLRFTGRPGLDLGSLRKALPDGTAAAETAPGTYRITGVIDPRLLATVTGWCAQHGVMPDGIAVERHTLEDVFLRLTGKELRG from the coding sequence ATGCGAAACGAGTCCGCCGTCCGGGTGAGGGGCCTGGTCAAGCGGTACGGAACCAAGACCGCGGTGGACGGGCTCGACCTCGACGTCCGCACGGGAACGGTCACCGCCGTCCTCGGCCCCAACGGGGCCGGCAAGACCACCACCGTCGAGACCTGCGAGGGGTACCGCCGCCCCGACGCGGGCACCGTCCGCGTCCTGGGCCTGGACCCGGTCGCCGACGCGGCCCGGCTGCGCCCCCGCGTCGGCGTGATGCTCCAGTCCGGCGGCGTCTACTCGGGCGCCCGCGCCGACGAGATGCTCCGCCACGTGGCGAGGCTGCACGCCCACCCCCTCGACGTGGACGCCCTGATCGAGCGCCTGGGCCTCGGCTCGTGCGGCCGTACCGCCTACCGGCGCCTGTCCGGCGGGCAGCAGCAGCGGCTCGCCCTGGCCATGGCCGTCGTCGGCCGGCCCGAGCTGGTCTTCCTGGACGAGCCGACCGCGGGCCTGGACCCGCAGGCCCGCCGCTCCACCTGGGAGCTGGTGCGCGAGCTGCGCGCCGACGGCGTGACCGTGGTGCTCACCACCCACTTCATGGACGAGGCCGAGCAGCTCGCGGACGACGTGGCCATCGTCGACGCCGGGCGGGTCGTCGTCCAGGACAGCCCCGAGGGGCTGTGCCGCGGCGGCGCCGAGAACTCCCTGCGCTTCACCGGCCGTCCCGGCCTCGACCTGGGCTCCCTGCGGAAGGCCCTGCCCGACGGCACCGCCGCCGCCGAGACCGCCCCGGGCACGTACCGGATCACCGGCGTGATCGACCCGCGGCTCCTCGCCACGGTCACCGGCTGGTGCGCCCAGCACGGGGTGATGCCCGACGGCATCGCGGTCGAGCGCCACACCCTCGAAGACGTCTTCCTGCGACTGACCGGCAAGGAGCTGCGCGGATGA
- a CDS encoding metal-sulfur cluster assembly factor yields the protein MSENETATVKPASEDEVREALYDVVDPELGIDVVNLGLIYGIHVDDSNVATLDMTLTSAACPLTDVIEDQAKAATDGIVSELRINWVWMPPWGPDKITDDGREQLRALGFNV from the coding sequence ATGAGCGAGAACGAGACGGCGACGGTGAAGCCCGCGTCCGAGGACGAGGTCCGCGAGGCGCTGTACGACGTGGTCGACCCCGAGCTGGGCATCGACGTCGTCAACCTGGGCCTGATCTACGGCATCCACGTCGACGACTCCAACGTCGCCACGCTGGACATGACGCTGACGTCGGCGGCCTGCCCGCTGACGGACGTGATCGAGGACCAGGCGAAGGCGGCGACGGACGGCATCGTCAGCGAGCTGAGGATCAACTGGGTCTGGATGCCCCCGTGGGGCCCCGACAAGATCACCGACGACGGGCGCGAGCAGCTGCGCGCGCTCGGCTTCAACGTCTGA
- a CDS encoding non-heme iron oxygenase ferredoxin subunit has product MPFVRACALSELTEDTPKRVEIDGTPVSVVLTEGEVFAINDICSHANVSLSEGEVENCAIECWLHGSSFDLRTGKPSGLPATRPVPVYPVQIEGDDVLVSITQES; this is encoded by the coding sequence ATGCCCTTCGTCCGCGCCTGCGCGCTGAGCGAGCTGACCGAGGACACCCCCAAGCGAGTGGAGATCGACGGCACGCCGGTCTCCGTCGTCCTCACCGAGGGGGAGGTGTTCGCGATCAACGACATCTGCTCGCACGCGAACGTCTCCCTCTCCGAGGGCGAGGTCGAGAACTGCGCCATCGAGTGCTGGCTGCACGGCTCCAGCTTCGACCTCCGCACCGGCAAGCCGTCCGGCCTCCCCGCGACGCGCCCCGTCCCCGTATACCCCGTACAGATCGAAGGGGACGATGTGCTCGTCTCCATCACCCAGGAGTCCTGA
- the sufC gene encoding Fe-S cluster assembly ATPase SufC, with amino-acid sequence MATLEIRDLHVTVEVENGTKEILKGVDLTVKQGETHAIMGPNGSGKSTLAYSLAGHPKYTVTGGTVTLDGEDVLGMSVDERARAGVFLAMQYPVEIPGVSVSNFLRTSATAVRGEAPKLRTWVKEVREAMERLDMDPAFAERNVNEGFSGGEKKRHEILQLELLKPRIAILDETDSGLDVDALRIVSEGVNRVRETGEVGTLLITHYTRILRYIKPDHVHVFAGGRIVESGGPELADKLEAEGYESYTKRGSANETATKEDVA; translated from the coding sequence ATGGCAACGCTTGAAATCCGCGACCTGCACGTCACCGTCGAGGTCGAGAACGGCACGAAGGAAATCCTCAAGGGCGTCGACCTGACCGTGAAGCAGGGCGAGACCCACGCCATCATGGGCCCCAACGGCTCCGGCAAGTCCACCCTCGCCTACTCCCTCGCCGGCCACCCGAAGTACACGGTCACCGGCGGCACCGTCACCCTCGACGGCGAGGACGTCCTGGGGATGTCCGTCGACGAGCGCGCCCGCGCCGGCGTCTTCCTCGCCATGCAGTACCCGGTCGAGATCCCCGGCGTCTCCGTCTCCAACTTCCTGCGCACCTCCGCCACCGCCGTCCGCGGCGAGGCCCCGAAGCTGCGCACCTGGGTGAAGGAGGTCCGCGAGGCCATGGAGCGCCTCGACATGGACCCCGCCTTCGCCGAGCGGAACGTCAACGAGGGCTTCTCCGGCGGTGAGAAGAAGCGCCACGAGATCCTCCAGCTGGAACTCCTCAAGCCGAGGATCGCGATCCTCGACGAGACCGACTCCGGCCTGGACGTCGACGCCCTGCGCATCGTCTCCGAGGGCGTCAACCGGGTCCGCGAGACCGGCGAGGTCGGCACCCTGCTGATCACGCACTACACGCGCATCCTGCGCTACATCAAGCCCGACCACGTCCACGTCTTCGCCGGCGGGCGCATCGTCGAGTCGGGCGGCCCCGAGCTGGCCGACAAGCTGGAGGCCGAGGGCTACGAGTCCTACACCAAGCGCGGCTCCGCGAACGAGACGGCGACAAAGGAGGACGTCGCGTGA
- the sufD gene encoding Fe-S cluster assembly protein SufD: protein MAENIPVGSTTAGSIAVAAESTVATRMSAPPSFDVADFPVPHGREEEWRFTPLERLRGLHDGTAVATGEGVRVDVTAPDGVTVETVGRDDARVGRAGTPVDRVAAQAYSSFEKATVVTVPKEAVLSEPVRIAVHGQGGTSFDHLVVEVGAFAQAVVVVDHTGEAVLAANVDYVLGDGARLTVVSVQDWDDKAVHVAQHNALVGRDASFKSVVVTFGGDLVRIHPRVEYAGTGGEAELFGLYFTDAGQHQEHRLLVTHNAPHCTSNVVYKGALQGEAAHAVWIGDVLIQAAAEGTDTYEMNRNLVLTDGARVDSVPNLEIETGEIAGAGHASATGRFDDEQLFYLMARGIPEIEARRLVVRGFFAELVQQIGLADVEERLIERIEAELEAAV from the coding sequence ATGGCTGAGAACATCCCGGTGGGCTCGACCACCGCCGGCTCCATCGCGGTGGCGGCCGAGTCGACCGTCGCCACGCGCATGAGCGCCCCCCCGTCCTTCGACGTCGCGGACTTCCCCGTCCCGCACGGCCGCGAGGAGGAGTGGCGGTTCACGCCGCTGGAGCGTCTGCGCGGGCTGCACGACGGCACCGCCGTCGCCACCGGTGAGGGGGTGCGCGTCGACGTGACCGCGCCCGACGGGGTCACCGTCGAGACCGTCGGCCGGGACGACGCCCGCGTCGGCCGGGCGGGCACGCCGGTGGACCGGGTCGCCGCCCAGGCGTACTCCTCGTTCGAGAAGGCCACGGTCGTGACCGTGCCGAAGGAGGCCGTGCTCTCCGAGCCCGTCCGCATCGCCGTGCACGGGCAGGGCGGCACCTCCTTCGACCACCTCGTCGTCGAGGTCGGCGCCTTCGCCCAGGCCGTCGTGGTCGTCGACCACACCGGCGAGGCCGTCCTCGCCGCCAACGTCGACTACGTCCTCGGCGACGGCGCCAGGCTCACCGTCGTCTCCGTCCAGGACTGGGACGACAAGGCCGTCCACGTGGCGCAGCACAACGCGCTCGTCGGCCGCGACGCCTCCTTCAAGTCCGTCGTCGTCACCTTCGGCGGGGACCTCGTCCGCATCCACCCGCGCGTGGAGTACGCCGGGACGGGCGGCGAGGCCGAGCTGTTCGGCCTGTACTTCACCGACGCCGGCCAGCACCAGGAGCACCGCCTCCTGGTCACCCACAACGCCCCGCACTGCACGTCGAACGTCGTCTACAAGGGCGCCCTCCAGGGCGAGGCCGCGCACGCCGTGTGGATCGGCGACGTCCTGATCCAGGCCGCGGCCGAGGGCACCGACACCTACGAGATGAACCGCAACCTCGTCCTCACGGACGGCGCCCGGGTCGACTCGGTGCCGAACCTGGAGATCGAGACCGGCGAGATCGCCGGCGCCGGCCACGCCTCGGCGACCGGCCGCTTCGACGACGAGCAGCTGTTCTACCTGATGGCCCGCGGCATCCCGGAGATCGAGGCCCGGCGCCTCGTCGTCCGCGGCTTCTTCGCCGAGCTGGTCCAGCAGATCGGCCTCGCCGACGTCGAGGAACGGCTCATCGAGAGGATCGAGGCGGAGCTGGAGGCGGCCGTCTGA
- a CDS encoding COX15/CtaA family protein has translation MLTPLAFIAQRWTPSPRTLRRAALSAVVMSVVIIVTGGAVRLTGSGLGCDTWPKCTDESLFATPEQGLHGAIEFGNRLLTYVLSAAVGWAIVAARSTKPWRRGLTRLGWLQFWIVASNAVIGGITVWTGLNPWSVAGHFVAANALLTVAVVTWVRAGEGDAPPRPRVPGPVRKAGWALVAASGVLVVAGTAVTGSGKHAGDSSDVPRMPFDYTAAAQVHALFAWLVCAGAVAVFVALRKAGAPDDVRRRARDLLLVLLLQGGIGYVQFFTGVPEVLVGFHMLGSALLWIAVLRLALSMRERPQAAPAPARPDEAALAAV, from the coding sequence GTGTTGACCCCCCTCGCCTTCATCGCCCAGCGCTGGACCCCGTCCCCCCGGACGCTCCGGCGGGCCGCGCTCTCCGCGGTCGTCATGTCCGTCGTGATCATCGTCACGGGCGGCGCGGTCCGGCTGACCGGCTCCGGCCTCGGCTGCGACACCTGGCCCAAGTGCACCGACGAGAGCCTGTTCGCCACGCCCGAGCAGGGCCTCCACGGCGCCATCGAGTTCGGCAACCGGCTGCTGACGTACGTCCTGTCGGCGGCCGTGGGCTGGGCGATCGTCGCGGCCCGGTCCACGAAGCCGTGGCGCCGGGGGCTGACCCGGCTGGGCTGGCTGCAGTTCTGGATCGTCGCGAGCAACGCCGTGATCGGCGGCATCACCGTCTGGACGGGCCTGAACCCGTGGTCGGTGGCCGGTCACTTCGTCGCCGCCAACGCCCTGCTGACCGTCGCGGTCGTCACCTGGGTGCGCGCCGGCGAGGGCGACGCCCCGCCGCGCCCCCGCGTGCCCGGTCCGGTGCGCAAGGCCGGGTGGGCGCTGGTCGCCGCCTCCGGCGTGCTGGTCGTGGCCGGTACGGCCGTGACCGGCAGCGGCAAGCACGCGGGCGACAGCAGCGACGTCCCGCGGATGCCGTTCGACTACACGGCGGCGGCGCAGGTGCACGCCCTGTTCGCCTGGCTCGTCTGCGCGGGCGCGGTCGCCGTGTTCGTCGCCCTGCGGAAGGCCGGCGCCCCGGACGACGTCCGCCGGCGCGCCCGCGACCTGCTGCTGGTACTGCTGCTCCAGGGCGGCATCGGCTACGTGCAGTTCTTCACCGGCGTCCCGGAGGTCCTGGTGGGCTTCCACATGCTCGGCTCGGCACTGCTGTGGATCGCCGTGCTGCGCCTGGCCCTGAGCATGCGCGAGCGGCCCCAGGCCGCGCCGGCACCCGCGCGGCCGGACGAGGCGGCGCTGGCGGCGGTCTGA
- the sufB gene encoding Fe-S cluster assembly protein SufB: MTTEISHPELEGLGRYEYGWADPDAAGAAAKRGLNEDVVRDISAKKNEPEWMLKLRLKGLRLFDKKPMPTWGSDLSGIDFDNIKYFVRSTEKQAESWEDLPEDIKNTYDKLGIPEAEKQRLVAGVAAQYESEVVYHQIREDLESQGVIFLDTDTALKEHPELFQEYFGTVIPVGDNKFASLNTAVWSGGSFIYVPKGVHVDIPLQAYFRINTENMGQFERTLIIVDEDAYVHYVEGCTAPIYSSDSLHSAVVEIIVKKGARCRYTTIQNWSNNVYNLVTKRAVAYEGATMEWVDGNIGSKVTMKYPAVYLMGEHAKGETLSIAFAGEGQHQDAGAKMVHMAPNTSSNIVSKSVARGGGRTSYRGLIEIGEGAPGSKSNVLCDALLVDTISRSDTYPYVDVREDDVSMGHEATVSKVSEDQLFYLMSRGLSEDEAMAMIVRGFVEPIAKELPMEYALELNRLIELQMEGAVG, translated from the coding sequence ATGACCACCGAGATCAGCCACCCCGAGCTCGAGGGCCTGGGTCGGTACGAGTATGGCTGGGCCGACCCGGACGCGGCCGGTGCCGCCGCCAAGCGCGGTCTGAACGAGGACGTCGTCCGCGACATCTCCGCGAAGAAGAACGAGCCCGAGTGGATGCTGAAGCTGCGGCTGAAGGGTCTGCGCCTGTTCGACAAGAAGCCCATGCCGACCTGGGGCTCGGACCTGTCGGGCATCGACTTCGACAACATCAAGTACTTCGTCCGGTCCACCGAGAAGCAGGCCGAGTCCTGGGAGGACCTGCCCGAGGACATCAAGAACACGTACGACAAGCTCGGCATCCCGGAGGCGGAGAAGCAGCGCCTCGTCGCCGGCGTCGCGGCCCAGTACGAGTCCGAGGTCGTGTACCACCAGATCCGCGAGGACCTGGAGTCCCAGGGCGTGATCTTCCTCGACACCGACACCGCGCTCAAGGAGCACCCGGAGCTCTTCCAGGAGTACTTCGGCACGGTCATCCCGGTCGGCGACAACAAGTTCGCCTCGCTGAACACGGCCGTGTGGTCCGGCGGCTCCTTCATCTACGTGCCCAAGGGCGTGCACGTCGACATCCCGCTCCAGGCCTACTTCCGCATCAACACGGAGAACATGGGCCAGTTCGAGCGGACGCTGATCATCGTCGACGAGGACGCCTACGTCCACTACGTCGAGGGCTGCACCGCGCCGATCTACTCCTCCGACTCGCTGCACAGCGCCGTCGTCGAGATCATCGTGAAGAAGGGCGCGCGCTGCCGCTACACGACCATCCAGAACTGGTCGAACAACGTCTACAACCTGGTCACCAAGCGCGCCGTGGCCTACGAGGGCGCGACCATGGAGTGGGTCGACGGCAACATCGGCTCCAAGGTCACCATGAAGTACCCGGCCGTCTACCTGATGGGCGAGCACGCCAAGGGCGAGACCCTGTCCATCGCCTTCGCCGGCGAGGGCCAGCACCAGGACGCCGGCGCCAAGATGGTCCACATGGCGCCGAACACCTCCTCCAACATCGTCTCCAAGTCGGTGGCGCGGGGCGGCGGCCGCACCTCCTACCGCGGCCTCATCGAGATCGGCGAGGGCGCCCCGGGCTCCAAGTCCAACGTCCTGTGCGACGCCCTGCTCGTCGACACGATCTCCCGCTCCGACACGTACCCGTACGTCGACGTGCGCGAGGACGACGTCTCCATGGGCCACGAGGCCACGGTCTCCAAGGTCTCCGAGGACCAGCTCTTCTACCTGATGAGCCGCGGCCTCTCCGAGGACGAGGCCATGGCAATGATCGTGCGCGGCTTCGTCGAGCCGATCGCCAAGGAGCTGCCGATGGAGTACGCCCTGGAGCTCAACCGGCTGATCGAGCTGCAGATGGAGGGCGCGGTCGGCTGA
- a CDS encoding ABC transporter permease, with product MNGGTYAPRTGAAPVGRMIAAQAALETRMLLRNGEQLLLTVVIPSLLLVLFSTVDVVDTGAGEAVDFLAPGVLALAVMSTAFTGQAIATGFERRYGVLKRLGASPLPRWALMAAKTLAVLVTEVLQVLLLTAIALALGWSPRGNPLAVLLLLVAGTAAFSGLGLLMAGTLRAEATLAAANLVFLLLLVGGGVVVPLDRFPGAVRAALEWLPISALSGGLREVLQQGAGVPWDRLGVLAAWAAAGLGAAARLFRWE from the coding sequence ATGAACGGCGGTACGTACGCCCCGAGGACGGGGGCCGCCCCGGTCGGGCGGATGATCGCCGCCCAGGCGGCGCTGGAGACCCGGATGCTGCTGCGCAACGGCGAACAGCTGCTGCTCACCGTCGTCATCCCGTCCCTGCTGCTGGTGCTGTTCTCCACCGTCGACGTCGTCGACACCGGCGCCGGCGAGGCGGTGGACTTCCTCGCCCCCGGCGTCCTGGCCCTCGCCGTGATGTCCACCGCCTTCACCGGGCAAGCGATCGCCACCGGTTTCGAGCGGCGGTACGGGGTGCTCAAGCGGCTCGGCGCGTCCCCGCTCCCCCGCTGGGCGCTGATGGCCGCCAAGACGCTGGCCGTGCTGGTCACCGAGGTCCTCCAGGTCCTGCTGCTGACCGCCATCGCCCTGGCGCTCGGCTGGTCGCCGCGGGGCAACCCCCTCGCGGTGCTCCTGCTGCTGGTCGCCGGCACCGCCGCGTTCTCCGGGCTCGGCCTGCTGATGGCCGGCACCCTGCGGGCGGAGGCGACCCTGGCGGCGGCGAACCTGGTCTTCCTGCTGCTCCTGGTGGGCGGCGGGGTCGTCGTACCGCTGGACAGGTTCCCCGGCGCGGTGCGCGCGGCGCTGGAGTGGCTGCCGATCTCGGCGCTCTCCGGCGGACTGCGGGAGGTGCTCCAGCAGGGGGCCGGCGTGCCCTGGGACCGGTTGGGCGTCCTCGCCGCGTGGGCCGCGGCCGGGCTGGGCGCGGCGGCGCGCCTCTTCCGCTGGGAGTAG
- a CDS encoding helix-turn-helix transcriptional regulator: MKNVGAASTTSGEELATGERSTRTRVARSILDHGPSTVADLARRLGLTQAAVRRHLDALVADDVVAPREQRVYGARTRGRPARVFALTDCGRDAFDQSYDSLAVDALRWIERNAGGQAAVAAFARDRVEAQAETYREAVESAPPQARAEALARALSADGYAATAREAPAGQVGQQLCQHHCPVAHVAERYPQLCEAETEVFSRLLGTHVQRLATIAHGDGVCTTFIPHIDRL; encoded by the coding sequence GTGAAAAACGTCGGTGCGGCTTCCACGACCTCCGGGGAGGAACTCGCGACCGGGGAGCGGTCGACCCGCACCCGGGTCGCGCGGTCCATCCTGGACCACGGCCCCTCCACCGTCGCGGACCTCGCCCGGCGGCTCGGCCTCACCCAGGCCGCCGTGCGCCGGCACCTCGACGCCCTCGTCGCGGACGACGTGGTCGCCCCGCGCGAGCAGCGCGTCTACGGGGCCCGCACCCGCGGCCGCCCCGCCCGGGTCTTCGCCCTCACGGACTGCGGCAGGGACGCCTTCGACCAGTCCTACGACAGCCTCGCCGTCGACGCCCTGCGCTGGATCGAGCGGAACGCCGGGGGCCAGGCCGCGGTCGCGGCCTTCGCCCGCGACCGCGTCGAGGCGCAGGCGGAGACGTACCGCGAGGCCGTCGAGTCGGCGCCGCCGCAGGCCCGGGCCGAGGCACTGGCCAGGGCGCTCAGCGCCGACGGGTACGCTGCGACGGCGCGCGAGGCACCGGCCGGGCAGGTCGGGCAGCAGCTGTGCCAGCACCACTGCCCGGTCGCCCACGTGGCGGAGCGCTACCCGCAGCTCTGCGAGGCGGAGACCGAGGTCTTCTCCCGCCTCCTGGGGACGCACGTCCAGCGACTGGCCACCATCGCGCACGGCGACGGGGTCTGCACGACGTTCATCCCCCACATCGACAGACTGTGA
- the sufU gene encoding Fe-S cluster assembly sulfur transfer protein SufU, whose protein sequence is MKLDSMYQDVILDHYKHPHGRGLRPGDAEVHHVNPTCGDEITLRVRYDGSRVADVSYEGQGCSISQASASVLNELLVGRELEEARRIQDTFLELMQSKGRIEPDDAMEELLEDAVAFAGVSKYPARVKCALLSWMAWKDATAQALGDEPAKAEGKTA, encoded by the coding sequence GTGAAGCTGGATTCGATGTACCAGGACGTCATCCTGGACCACTACAAGCACCCGCACGGGCGGGGCTTGCGGCCCGGTGACGCCGAGGTGCACCACGTCAACCCGACGTGCGGTGACGAGATCACGCTCCGCGTGAGGTACGACGGCTCCCGCGTCGCGGACGTGTCGTACGAGGGGCAGGGCTGCTCCATCAGCCAGGCCTCCGCCTCCGTGCTGAACGAGCTCCTGGTCGGCAGGGAGCTGGAGGAGGCGCGGCGGATCCAGGACACGTTCCTGGAGCTGATGCAGTCCAAGGGCCGGATCGAGCCCGACGACGCGATGGAGGAGCTGCTGGAGGACGCGGTCGCGTTCGCCGGCGTCTCCAAGTACCCGGCCCGGGTGAAGTGCGCGCTGCTGAGCTGGATGGCGTGGAAGGACGCGACCGCCCAGGCCCTGGGCGACGAGCCCGCGAAGGCGGAGGGGAAGACGGCATGA
- a CDS encoding cysteine desulfurase: protein MTQLPGLLDTEAIRKDFPILDRVLHDGRKLVYLDNAATSQKPRQVLDALSAYYERHNANVHRGVHVLAEEATELYEGARDKVAAFVNAPSRDEVIFTKNASESLNLVANMLGWADEPYRVDADTEIVITEMEHHSNIVPWQLLAQRTGAKLKWFGLTDDGRLDLSRIDEVITPKTKIVSFVLVSNILGTFNPVEAIVRRAQEVGALVLVDASQAAPHMPLDVQALGADFVAFTGHKMCGPTGIGVLWGRQELLEDLPPFLGGGEMIETVSMSSSTYAPAPHKFEAGTPPIAQAVGLGAAVDYLSSIGMDRIAAHEHALTEYAVRRLRDVPGLRIIGPTTAEDRGAAISFTLGDIHPHDVGQVLDEQGIAVRVGHHCARPVCLRYGIPATTRASFYLYSTPAEVDALVDGLEHVRDFFG, encoded by the coding sequence GTGACACAGCTCCCCGGCCTGCTCGACACCGAGGCGATCCGCAAGGACTTCCCGATCCTGGACCGCGTCCTCCACGACGGCAGGAAGCTCGTCTACCTGGACAACGCGGCGACCTCCCAGAAGCCGCGCCAGGTCCTCGACGCGCTCAGCGCGTACTACGAGCGGCACAACGCCAACGTCCACCGCGGGGTGCACGTCCTCGCCGAGGAGGCCACGGAGCTGTACGAGGGCGCCCGCGACAAGGTGGCGGCCTTCGTCAACGCGCCCAGCCGCGACGAGGTGATATTCACCAAGAACGCCTCGGAGTCGCTGAACCTCGTCGCCAACATGCTGGGCTGGGCCGACGAGCCCTACCGGGTGGACGCCGACACCGAGATCGTCATCACCGAGATGGAGCACCACTCCAACATCGTCCCGTGGCAGCTGCTCGCGCAGCGCACCGGCGCGAAGCTGAAGTGGTTCGGGCTGACCGACGACGGCCGGCTCGACCTCTCCCGGATCGACGAGGTCATCACGCCGAAGACGAAGATCGTCTCCTTCGTGCTGGTCTCCAACATCCTCGGCACGTTCAACCCGGTCGAGGCGATCGTCCGCCGCGCCCAGGAGGTCGGCGCGCTCGTCCTCGTCGACGCGTCGCAGGCCGCCCCGCACATGCCGCTCGACGTCCAGGCGCTCGGCGCGGACTTCGTCGCCTTCACCGGCCACAAGATGTGCGGCCCGACCGGCATCGGCGTGCTCTGGGGCCGCCAGGAGCTGCTGGAGGACCTCCCGCCGTTCCTCGGCGGCGGCGAGATGATCGAGACGGTCTCGATGAGCTCGTCGACGTACGCCCCCGCGCCCCACAAGTTCGAGGCGGGCACGCCGCCGATCGCCCAGGCCGTCGGCCTCGGCGCGGCGGTCGACTACCTCTCCTCGATCGGCATGGACAGGATCGCCGCCCACGAGCACGCGCTCACCGAGTACGCGGTCCGGCGCCTGCGCGACGTCCCCGGCCTGCGGATCATCGGCCCCACCACGGCCGAGGACCGGGGCGCGGCGATCTCCTTCACGCTCGGCGACATCCACCCCCACGACGTGGGCCAGGTCCTCGACGAGCAGGGCATCGCGGTCCGGGTCGGCCACCACTGCGCCCGGCCCGTCTGCCTGAGGTACGGAATTCCCGCGACCACACGGGCGTCTTTCTACCTGTACTCCACGCCCGCCGAGGTCGACGCCCTGGTGGACGGCCTGGAGCACGTCCGCGACTTCTTCGGATGA
- a CDS encoding IS110 family transposase has protein sequence MADEIAVVGGVDTHTDFHQAAVIDSIGRHLATEAFPTSPAGYRRLLDWLRSHGDLMAVGVEGTGAYGAELARYLRANQVTVIDVDRPDRRARRANGKSDPVDAYAAATAVLSGRAGGTPKTRDGVVEAIRSLRVVRRSAIKSRTQTINQIRTLIVTAPGEVREKLRALPTGELIRQLARSRPGSDHADPACAIRTALRRLARRYQYLTEEITDADAELKPLVAQTVPDLVALPGVGTETAAQLLITAGDNPNRLRSEASFAHLCAAAPIPASSGRTHRHRLNRGGDRQANNALHTIALVRMRYDTRTKDYVIRRTAEGMSKKDILRCLKRFIAREVYKHLISSQTTPKPLLQTA, from the coding sequence ATGGCAGACGAGATAGCGGTGGTCGGCGGCGTGGACACCCACACCGACTTCCACCAGGCCGCCGTGATCGACTCCATCGGTCGCCACCTCGCCACCGAGGCGTTCCCCACCAGCCCCGCCGGCTACCGCCGCCTGCTGGACTGGCTGCGTTCGCACGGTGACCTCATGGCCGTCGGCGTCGAGGGCACAGGTGCCTACGGCGCCGAACTGGCGCGGTACCTGCGGGCGAACCAGGTCACCGTCATCGACGTGGACCGGCCCGACCGGCGGGCCAGGCGTGCCAACGGAAAGTCCGACCCCGTCGATGCCTACGCCGCAGCCACCGCCGTGCTCTCCGGCCGGGCCGGTGGTACGCCGAAGACGCGCGACGGCGTCGTAGAGGCGATCCGCTCCCTGCGCGTGGTCCGCCGTTCGGCCATCAAGTCCCGTACCCAGACGATCAATCAGATCCGCACGCTCATCGTCACCGCACCCGGCGAGGTCCGTGAGAAGTTGCGCGCTCTGCCGACCGGCGAGCTGATCCGGCAGCTGGCCCGCTCGCGCCCGGGCAGCGACCACGCGGATCCGGCCTGCGCGATTCGCACCGCACTGCGACGCCTCGCCCGCCGCTACCAGTACCTCACCGAGGAGATCACCGATGCCGATGCCGAGCTGAAACCGCTGGTCGCGCAGACCGTCCCCGACCTGGTTGCGTTGCCTGGCGTCGGCACCGAAACCGCCGCCCAGCTCTTGATCACGGCGGGCGACAACCCGAACCGGCTCAGGTCGGAGGCGTCCTTCGCGCACCTGTGCGCGGCGGCGCCGATCCCGGCCAGTTCAGGTCGCACCCACCGGCACCGCCTCAACCGCGGCGGTGACCGCCAGGCCAACAACGCACTCCACACGATCGCGCTCGTCCGCATGCGCTACGACACCCGTACCAAGGACTACGTGATCCGACGAACCGCCGAAGGCATGTCCAAGAAGGACATCCTCCGGTGCCTCAAACGCTTCATAGCGCGCGAGGTCTACAAGCACCTCATCAGCTCACAGACCACACCGAAACCGCTCCTTCAGACCGCTTGA